Below is a genomic region from Dama dama isolate Ldn47 chromosome 17, ASM3311817v1, whole genome shotgun sequence.
TGTTACAGTCTTTATCAAATTAACCATGAGATAGTTTTTACCTTCCAGATGGTCTCAAAGTTACTAATTTATCATtagacaataaatatatattagctTGTAGTGTAGTAGTAAATTTTTAGATAGCTACTTGGGCATATTTATTTGTCAAACTGTTCTCTATATTTTACATTAGATCAGATGCAAAAGAAGATAGTATTTACATTAATACTTTAGAAGCTTTCTATGTCTCAAATATACTTTTCTTGAAATCCTGGACACATTTAGATGTGGGGAAGTCCACTGGGACATTTAGCAGCACCTAATTTCATGAGTTTCATACTAGGTGCCAAGAAATTAGATTGtctaaatattttggaaataaaactaAATCAACTGTTCCTTTTCTATCCATCATCTAATATTTCACTCAAGGCACCTACAATGAAACTAAAATTAAGTAGAGAAAAACTTACCTAGTTGGTATTTTGAATAAAAGTTTGCCATTTGTCCACTGTTGCAAGACTGTCGTTTATGTCTTTTTGTTGACATTTCTGTGGTCTTCCATGgtggtctttttcttttgttcaatTTGCTAAGAGCTTCACAATTATCAGGATTCTTGTCATAGTTaacacatttatttaatttactatTTTCAAGTTGGGCAGGAAATTTATCGCTTGAAGGATTATTTGCTTtagcattttctatttctttagattgctttttaaaagaattttgccTAGCAGACTGGGATCTTAAGGTAAAGCGCTTTGATTCTTCTATGTGAGTTTGACGATTACTTCCACAGTTAGATTCAGGAGAGTAAATGATGGTATTTAACTTAAAAGTATTTCTGTGTTCGAGATAGTTGATTTTCCTCAAAAATATTCTACAGTCTTTTAAGGTTTTTGACCTCCAATTATTTAAACATACATTTCCTAGTCTTGGtcccttttcaaactctttttggCTGCAGTTTGTTCCATTCTCCTTTGCTTCTGAGTTAAATTTATTCTCTAAACTAGCATGTGTTTTGAAATCAGACATGGCCAACCTCTGTTGCAAAAAGTTATCCCTGATCTCAGCTGGGAAAATAAACTGATTATCTACTGTGTTTTTTCCTTGGAGTGGGACGTCAGCATTTGTTACTCCCTCAGTCTTACTCAAAAGTTGGTTCTGGCAAAAAAATCTTAAGTTCCTCCTTTTAGATATCCAAGCACCTGTCCCATGGCTGTGCAGCTTTCCCTCTCTTCTCCACCTTTCATGATGCAACCTCTTAAACTCAGTTCTTTTTAATCTAGTTAGTGTTAAAttacttttcacatttaaaaGCGGGGAGCTAATCATTTTATGCAGTATATGCAACTTCCCTGCTGACTTTGAAGGTGAAGATAGtgcaaattttttaaagtgctttctGAAAGGGCTGGTATTAAAATCAGAATATTTCGTCCCTAATTTAATTCCTCTGGTGTTTATTACTTCCAAAGGGTTTCGTGCATTTGCTTTTCTAACTAGTGAAAGAGACTGTGTTTCTGTTGTTTGCATAAACCAGGTACAGAGTTCATTCAAATCACACTTTTTCTGAAAAAGCATTTTTACGGGTGAAACCTCAAGTTCTAAAAGACAGGTCTCCAAAGGGCTTGCTATTTTGAAGTTATCATTTTCAATGGGTTCTCTTTTTTTATGAACACAATTTTCAGCTTCATCTCCACTCACAGGCACccaagcatttgttatttgttcaaATCTATTGTTTAATTCCTCTAATAAGGAATCGTTTGAAGTAGAAGCAGCCCACCACCTGAGCAAAGGGTTTGATGAAATTATAGGGTCCAAGGATACTTCAGAAATGGGTATTAATTTATCTTCCAAatgcttttttgcattccttGAATTTCTAGCTCCTGGCGTACCTTTGGAAGCTATTTTAATCCTTGACTGCTTATGTTTGTCCTCCTGACTTTTACCTTTCTGCAAACGGAGCTTATATGACTTATGGAGCAGGGAATTTCTATAAATAAGTGAACTAGAAGATGCTAATGAATGTAAGAAATGCAGAGATGGTTTTCGATCCCTAATAGAATGTCTCAAAGGTATAGCAGCAACCATACTTTTCGATTCATTCTTGAATTTGTCAGCTTCAGTGTGCCTTGTATCCATGGTGCACTGGCGATTTTCTTCAAGCAGACTTTTCTGGAATATATTCTCTTGTTCTAAAGGAGGTAAGCAGCTGCTAATACTCACTTCTCTCTCCTGAGGTGAAATTCTATTGATAGTCACAGATATGCCAGAGATTTTCACTTTTGCAGGTCTACCAGGCTTCCTAATTATTGCCAAAGGCTTCTGATTTGGTCGAATAATGTTCTTGGAAGATTGAGGTATCATAGACTTGTTCTTGAAAGGTCTAACATATTCAAAGCCAGACCCCAAGATTTCACTTTCAGTAGTCAAACTTGTAATAGCACTTATTCTTTCACCCAAGTCAGTGTCATATTCTCTAATACTTCTGAGACTATTATATTCTGTTGGAAAATcagtaacattattttttaaagacatgcCACTGCTTTTGTTTATACTTCCTTCAGAAACATGCCTTTTAGTTCTTCTTGACCTTCCATAAATAACAGTTACTATAATACTCTTCTGATATAAACCTTCTTTTACTTCTGATATGAGAGACTCTGGGCTTTTCTTTTCAGCACTAATGGACTCATCTTGGCAAATGGAGATGTCTGTTTGGTCAGTTTTAGGTTTCGGTGGTCTTCCAATTGGTCGCTTTATCTGTTTTACAACCTGGGGACCTATTTTTTTAGGTCTACctggttttcttttaaaagatgaatCAATCGTATTGCTTGAATATTCTTTAGGTAACTCTTGTGGGTTATCATTCTTCATATCATCTGTAAACACTGCAGAGGATTCTGCAGTTTCTTTTGCACAATTAaatttgtttagttctttttggAAAATGTCACCATCATTAAGATTAGAACTATAATTTACAGAGTTAGCATTTGGGATggtctcatttgtttcttttctgttttcagttacTTGATGAGTTGGTtgcttttcagaagaaaaattatgatttgATTCAGAATTACTGACTGAAGTTAAAGTATATTTGACTCCTTCACTGCTTTTAACCTCAGATAAAAACATGAGTTTGATAGGACTAGAATAGGTGGCAAAAGAAGAGCTTTCAATGGTTTCATATTTTGTTGGTACATTTTCAACACTGGAAATCAAGCTATTTGTGTTTAAAACAGATGACTTTTTCTGGTTATTAAGTTGTTTGCTAATCAAATCTACTGTAGGTATATGATTGGTTTTAATATTGGTGGATGCTACTATGGATTTTGATAAACTTTGCTCTTTGCATGTCATTCTACTTACAGTTAGAGTCATATTTCTACCAGCAGGTTGATCTTTACCATCAACTTCTATAAATTTCTTGGATGCTTTATACCCTTCTGATAATGACTGATTATTCCAAGACTTTTTGGCCATATTTATTGTATCTTCCAAACGTTCCACAACAACTTGTAAATTAGAATTCATTGCAATTTTGTTTAAATCTATACTATGTGAGCTTTCAATCTGAATATTTTTTACTGCGTCTTTTCTTTTGGTAGAGTCAGAAACTTTTTTGGCCTTAGGGGATTTTTTGAAAACATAATTATTTGTTACATATATAGAATACCACCCTGGAGGTACAATATTTCGTTTGGTTCTGCTCAAAAGTCCAGGGACATCACTTTTCAAAGGAGTTTGAGTATTCTCTAATTTTGgattctctttatgattttgcaAAAACTTTTTCCTAGCCACAGATTTCTCCTGTGATCTCCTTATGCTCATTTCCTCAGGAGAAGCTGTTTTAAAGCTTTCTGAAAATGCATCAAAAGCCAAGTTAGATTCTAAATTATTTAGAGGTAGTTGCAATGACTGTAATCCATAATCTGGTAAAAAGGATGTTTCCACATGATTATTATCTTGCAGGCTTTTAGAATTTTGTAAAGAAGGTCCTTGGCAATGATAGAATTGCTCTTTGTCTGCTGAAAAGAGTTCATCATTGCGCAAAAACTTCCTTGGATTTTTTCCGgtgtatttttttctcataaagttTTCATTAAGACTAGCAAGTTCTCTTTTTATCTGTAAAGACTGCCTTCTGAATATGGGTGAGTCAGGAGAGCTGTGCATTGCAAATAAGGTTTCTTGACGCTTTCGAAATCTTgtctgaataattttattttctatcattttatcaTGTTGACTCAGTAATTCCATAAAACTGTAATCACTGGCCTTTGCATTATGCAAAAGAGAGGTTATTAAATCTctcaattttaaatcattatctgTATTGCAATCACTGCTAGATAATTTTATAAGGTTTGTCATATCTATTGTTTCTATtgactttaatttttcattaatacGATCCATTAAATCTTGAAAAATTATAGTAGTTTCACCCTTTTCATGATTTGTAGTACAATTATTGCTGTCTTCTAAGAGCAAAGAATCAGAGTTACTGGATTTTTTAGTTTTAGGCATTTTACCTTCATGATCATCTTCATCACTGCTTATTTCTGCTGGTGTCAGAGATGGAGGCTGGTTAATGTTTGTTTCAAGTCTATTATTTTCTAAGGCTGAACACTCTGAGATGAcatctttcaatttttcaaatcCTTCAGCTTGCACAGGTGATAATGGTGGGGGTGAGGGACTTCGAGATCTACAAACATCTTGAAGACTTACTGAAACATCACATATTTCCCTTGATGAAAGAGGACTCTGAAAGCCTGATTTTGTGGAATGAATGTCTGCTAACAGTCCAGAACAACACCTGTGAGAATTGTAACTGTTTGTAATTCCTCTATTCACCACCGTCTTAATGTGTTCAATAGTTACAGTTTGGCAAGATAAACAATGTACATCTTTAATACAGACTGGCAGAGGCACAAAACCAGGGCTTTGTCTTTCATTCTGTAAATGCCCTCTTTCTGCCAGCCTATATTCACAACTACAGAACAGACCATCTAAATCATCTTCAATTAGGGGATTCTGAGACTCTGAAGACACAGTATAGGATGAATTACAACAGCAAAGAGAAGCAGCATTCTGCTCTTGGACTAGAAATTTCAACATAGCCAAAACTTGTTCCTGGTGATGTATGCACAAAGATTCCAAAACTTTGCTTAATGctgattttcctttttccattttagtaGCTTCCTCTGATTTTGCAgttgaactaaaaataaaaatcaaacaaaaaatgaattaCAGCAAAAATACTAATATTAATTTTAACAGAGCTTGAAATAGATATTTTGATATTGCTGGACTCCTAATTCCTATGGAGAGCTGTGAAAGTGACATCTTGATTATTGCTTACCGAAAATATAATGAAGCACTTATGACAATTTCCTATGACAAAATATGAGTCAAAGCAAAACCCTATTTTTTGTGTAATATAAAGGCTGCTACTGATAGATATGGTTATATTTACAGATTGCTAATGTTTAGTGCTTTGGCTATATTAAGAATATTTAATGGAAAGTGCTTCAGAAGGAGTTAAAATTTTTGtaaagtaaacattttataaGTTATTTGGTAGTTATCAGTCCATATTAGTACAGATAAGATAAATAAGATGTAGGAGAAAATCTttcttatctttatttaaaatagatatttttcaaggtagtgaaaataaaattattaataaaaagtttTGTATAGTCAAAAGGAAAATTAAGGGATTTAGATTTCATATAAATAACAGGCATTTTAAcctagtaataaaataaaaatttaagctatttaaaaatgtaatctatttttaatttattttaaatactaaatTAATTACATCAAAACTAAAGGCATTACTTACCTAATTATTTAATTTCAAATGCTGGAAAATATCCcactgcagaaactaacataaatcTAATGGAAACTAAAACCCAGGATTACTTAGCAACCAATGTATaagtctataaaaaaaaaaatctttctaatcCAATACCAGcagcaagaagaataaaatatattaaaagaattcTGTTTCAGAAAAGTATCTATTTAAATTAAACATATCACCAAACTCTGTACATGAAAATAGCCTCCCACTTGTGATTTCTtatagttgttgttgttagttactggtttgtataaattttatttaggGTTGGAACTGAAATATGCTGACTATGAACTGTGATAGAAGACTGTATTTTGCTTAAATAAAGGGTTATATTCaccaatattaaaaattaaataatttctttaaaatgaaagtgaaactgattttaaaaagttctccCTAAATCCAATTTAACCTGTTTCACAGATAAGTAGGCAACATGTTatctacattttataaaatttctgtTGAGTAGCAAAAACACCAAAGCAAATGTTTCAGATTAGATAAAATTTTTTCtagaaaaaagataattttactaGATTCAACCAATGTTTTGCTGCTAAAACTAGTGTGGGATTTAACATAAAGCAGTTATCAAACAGAGAGGAGAGATgaaattacaataaaaattttgaagTCCACTGTCATCTCTAGACAGATGAAGACAGGACATGACCTCGGTATCTCTtccctttggaaaataatttttttgtaaattttgtcATGGTTGGAGTATAAAATGATTGAACTGACTCCAAAGATTCACTACTGTATAGCTCAGAAAACATATGTAGAGATAAAGGCACAAGTAAATGTTAACTGTCAATAAAAGAGTGTAAGTGGTATTCTGTTCTTTCCCAGCAAATTAAAAACTATAATTTTCACATAAGCAAAAGAAAACCCCAAAAGTTCTGACAGGTCCATTTCCAACACGTTTGTTTAAAAGTTATGTTATGGCCTATTAAACGTATCTATGACTAAAGAGAGAAtttacatgcttctcataaaaATAACTCCCTAAAACTGGTTTAACCTGTTTCACAGATAAGTAGGCAATGTTGTATCTACATTTCATAAAACATTGTTGTTTGAATAGAAGCAAAAACACCAAAGCAAATTTTGCAAATTAGATAAAACTTTTTCAGAAAAAGActatctattttttaaacattactaTGCTTTCGTAACAGTTCCTGAAATGCTCAAGTGATTTTTTCTGTTAGTAGTCTAGAGCAGAACTAATCAAAATTAATGACTAGTGTTATTGTGAAAATCATTGATTTTTATAGCTCCCTTTTGACATTCCAAGAGGTCTATACTTTAAGAATTTCTTATTcagttgattatttttaatagtggAACTTTGAAAGTCTCAACAATATCATAGGGGCCAATAATTTCAATCTAATGTCATATGAAGAACAGCTTTAAAAAGTTACTAATTAGATATTCAGATATTAAGATTTTATACATCTCTCTCAGATATCAGATAACTAAGTTCTCAAATTAGAGAATTCCACAATATGCTTATTTGGcttcaattattttcatttctgtatttttttgtatGTTAGAATCTCAAAGAAAAACCGAATGTATGAGTAAATAGTTGAATACACATAAGCCTCCAATCTAGAATTTATTCTCACTTAACTACATAAAGCTTCTAATATTGTATGTTTCACAGCTCCATTGCTTTTCATGCTAAaattttttctaaccttttcctGTTTGATTTATAAACAAACACATCCTGCTTATTTTTTCATAAGTTTCTATCCATTTTCCCCATTATAAGCTTTGTTGCTGAGAGTTGTCTTTAGaaaaaagtcaatttctattatTAATAAAACTGCTTCCTAGAGTGAATCAAAGAAGCCAGTGTAgtcaagttttcttttcttttctctttttcttttactgaatgaatgagtaaatcaaTCACACACCAACAGTGTTGTAAATTTAAGTGCAAAAGCATTGAAGTGCTTTACTACAAATTACAACCTAGAAACACGTTAACTGAACAATTAAAATTCATACAATCAGATTTAGATATATAACAACACAAAGTAGAAACAGAATTACAGTACATTTACAACACAAGACAGATACATGAATTCATTagaaaatattgtaataaataatTCATGAATTATAGTGCAATTGATTTATGCATAAATATAACTAATTGCCTAACAATCAGTTTATATTAACAAAATCTGTCAAAATCAAGGCAGCCACAGAGTTTTACTAAATTACTGCGACAATGAAAATACTGTAATTAAAGAACAAATACAAGTATTTGTACTGTAAACAACTAAAAAAATCAGTCTCACTAAAGTTAGTAtacaatttaatataaaattgtcATTAGCTACCAGAAATGGTTTAAACAACTTTACTGAGCAGTAGTTTTCTAAAAACAGAggcactgttttttcttttccttctttttttttttaatataaaatacttgAGGAACATTCAAATAAGTAGAAAGCACATAAGGATTGCTTTCACCTTCACTAAAAGTCTGCTGAAACTGGATTTTTCAGAAAATTGTCAATTAACAAGTAGTAACTGGTAACTAAATTTATAAAGTACTTTGAAAGTTAAACATAAAGAACACCTTAATAGAATCACTGGGGAGAAGGGGAACCCATAAATTTCCCTGCCTTTCCTAGTTTGTATAATCAAAAGTTAACTCAATAATTAgaaacattttgtttcttttaaaagttatggGTTGATCATTACCTATAAActatcaaaaaatatttaatttactatttctgaccaaaaataaataatacgaGTACTAAAATGCTGCAAATTAACTATAATATTACCTATAAAACTACTGATCACTGTGAAGTCAATAGCAAAATGATCCCTGATTTTATGAATCCTGTAAAGTTTTTGGTCAGGTCATCttttaaatgatataaaagtGTTCTGTAAGTATCCCTTTACTATAAACTTCTCAATCAATTTATTAATGTAAATATAGTGTGAGGAATAAAAAAGCTCAATACAATATAAATATTATGTAATGCATTCAAACCCCCAAATTTTTGCAGGTAAAATTCTGTATAAAGAGGTCAATAAAATTGTGTTGAAACATTTAACTTTGCTTTTCAATGGGGGGGAAgggaaatatattaaataatccaAGTTCTGGCCCTCACAAAATATGgcttaattctttaaaaagaaagatgaccCTGACATCTGCTGTTTTGCAATCTATTATGTATACtttcttggggggaaaaaaaagagcaagaggaTTCATATCCTAGTATGCAAGTAACTTTAATAGCTGAAGAGGATTCAGTATAGATCTGAGAGACCAAATAACTACTTGGTTGTGTAGTTTCCTactcttcagtttctttaaacTTATGTAAGCAGTTTTTAAATGTAATAGCTGAAAATCTCTTTAGTATTCTATGTATATGTGATTATtagatacacacaaacacaagtgTAAAAACACATGTATTTGACAAGgtgcacttattttttaaattcagctttAAGTATTCCTTTTGGACTTAGGAAAACTGGCTTAGAAAAAATGATCAGACCTGAATTTTAACAGAGAAAAGGGGCACTAgaagaattttatatttatgaagCAAATCCCCATTCTTTCTATGGAGGCACATGCTTTGTAACATTTTACCACTAAAACTGCATACTCCATAAATCCAACATGGATACtctgaaacacattttaaaactgcTATACAAAATTACTGGTCTTTCTTATGAGTCTAGTAAAAGTTAAAATGCACTGCCCAGCTTCTAACTACCTAATTAGTAGAGAGTTTACATTACTGAAAGTTCAAAACAGCTTCAgtgttaaatatttgtaaatctatTCAAGACCCTGAACAAACTGCAAATTTGGTTATTAGCAAAATGATAATGTATCGCCCACCAAAATGAAATCTGTAATTCATTTTGATAaactgaaaatgttttgaaatgtcACAGCAGCAAATATATTAAAGTTACACTGAGGTTTTTCAATAGTAGGAGTGTGTCACAATCCTTAAAATTTAAAGTAGTCATAACATCAACTAACCAGCACATTTAAACCAAAATTATCATTCTCAAGCTTTTTCTGTGCACATTATAAACATGCTCTAAGTTGCATTCCAACTTTCTTTTCTAACCTTACACATTagcttatttttcaaatgaaaaacaaaattaaattattttaataattaaatttaaattactttttgttCTTAGTATTCCATCTTACATTAAAGGATTCTATAGCTGCTGGGGTTAACTATGTgtcagtttctttttaaagtatataccTTATAAACCCCAACTTCCTGCTAAATCAACTattaaatgataaatattaaatttcattATACATATCAtttaaggttttctatttctGGTGGATGCACTTGAGTGCATTTCATATTTCATAGAATGCACTGTAGTGTACTAATactgtatatattaatttttattagtgtgGAGATAGCTGTCTGTTTAAACTTTGATTGGTTGTTTCATATACTTACAGTAAATGTAAGTATGTTATGCAAAAATGCTTACAAACTAGTAATATATTTCCATTAGAAGATGGTTCAACTGAATGGCTGGAGTGGTCTTTcaccaataaaaatatttcacttgACAGTTACTTGTTTTCCCACAATGCTTTATGCTATTGACTACTAAAGAAAACCTGAATCTTTTTCACCTATTTATACAAGGATTAAATTACAAACTATCAGAATTAAGTAAGCAACTATATAATTCTGTCCACAGTGAAAACCCtgaataaaactttttttcaaaaGGCATGTAAGTGGTTTTTGAACTGTAAAATTTCATGTCTCCTGTCAGAGTGAGCATCTGTAATTCCCACATGTGTGTATACAGACACACAACAACAcacctgtgtacacacacacgcaaacacacatacacgcacgcacgcacatacacacacacaaacatcttCCTAACAAGTAATCTACACAGGCTTGCTGCTGTTTTTGCAGCTGCCAGTCCCTGAATCTGTCATATTATATAACCCAGTGTCTGGTAATCGGAGTTTCTTCTTCGGAGGAGTCTTCAGTGTTCCAGATCTTTCTTTTACCTTGTATTCTAAAGTGCTGTGAGGTACCCCATAAATTCCTTGTGCTTTGGAAACACTCATTTTTCCGCTCATTACCATTGCAATAGCCTCTTCCATTATTTCATGATCATATTGCCGATAACGGCCACGTTTTTTCCTGGGCTGCTTATTATCTTTCCGATCCAATCCATCTTCAGTATTTTCAGAGGTTCCATCAACTGTTCCATTTTTAGAATTAAGACACAAAGGAGAGAGGTCCCCATGTAGAAAGTAAGAGTCAACACTTGAGTGAGTTACAGGCCCAGAACattctattttgttctgtttagggagtatatttttcagtttttggaGGGCTGATCCTTCAAGGACTGGAGAGGTTTTGGAAACTTGATACATAACATCCAGCAGACCAGGACCATCAGGTTGTTGTGGTTTTGAAATAGAACTTACTCGTAGCTGAGGAATTTTTAACTGTACAGTAGGATGTGTTTCATATTGtaggctttcatttttttctttaaattgagtAACCATTTTCTGTAGAGTTAACTGATGGAGGTAACTGGAAGCTGTTGGGAATTTTAATTCTGAGGTTTCAAGTAGATTAAGTTTACTTTTTTCTGTGCGCTCTGCTTGAGCTCTTGCCCACAAGGCTACTTTTTGCAGCACTGCAcaagtttctttactgtctttaAATGAGTAACTATCATTGAAATCtcgagttttgtttttaaaagatgcaggcttccctgctggtaaGGCTTCTAAGTGGAGAAGTAAAGTTTTTTGAGGTATGCCATAAAGTATGCCTGCTTTATTTATGTCCAGTGCTCCAGACTGAATGTCTTTCAAAGCTTTTGAGAGCAAACCATCTGCAAACTCAGCACTTCTTTCCACATAGTCCTCTCTGTTTCTGTGTAGTCTCCTGGATGGATGGAATGAAACGATGGTAAACTGATGCATGAGAGACTCTCACACAGCTATGGAAGGGGAGGGTCCACTCCTTTATTATACTCCTTGCTTAGGTAACATCACTTTTTAAGTCTGTGAGATGTAGTAGTTACTCCTTATCAAAGCAAACGCTACAGTCCTGGTAGGACAATGTGTCAATCATACGGTGGCCTCAACGGGCAAACCTTCCAAGAACATAAAATCCTAACTCAGTATTTGTAAAAATATTCTCATGATGTTGCTATTCCTCTGACAGATGCTTGTAGAGCAacacttataatttttttttacaattagaGTTCCATTATATAAAATACCCAAATCCTAAAGGAGTTTTTGTTAGTAGAAACGTGACGTTACCGCTAAACAAGTAATAAAAGAGTCAACCCCTTTAAAGGAAATTTGTAGCAGTAAGAATATTTCCAAACACAAACACCCCATATTTTTCTCTagataaaaacttaaaatttgaaACAAGTAGATATGTTATATTGGGTAAAATACTTTTAGATTTTATAcatgttatttctattttgaatGTATAGTTATAACTTTCAAAGTTTCTTTAACAGAAAGTTCTTTATACCTTATGACTCAAAAAGCTATTACAGCCTTAGTTGAAACAAATTACACTCTGTATCTGAGATTTAAATGTTACTAAAAAGCTTCCTATGCAAATCATTAATGGGAGATGCAAAAGTTACCCCCCCAAAATTCCAAAAGAACAGCACTTCACTATTaatgatttaattaattaaacaacAGCTTTCAAAGCATGAAAGGACTTTCTGTGGTGATTACTAGATATATTAAGTCTGCCACCACACCTAAGACACAATGAAAAAACTCTAAGCACTGTAAGTTAGTTATAAGAATTAGTAAGTATAGTACTTTTAAAACTAGTtgactgtttaaaaaattaaatagtgaaattacatattttcctttaaactGCCTCCTAAATACTGAATTTAAAATTCTCTACTCGTCCTGCTTCTTAGTTTGTATTCTATGATTAAGTTGGTAGTTCATTTTAGTAACATGAACTAAAGTTTGGTGATTGTTCTGATAACTTTTCtttaacagaaagaataaaaaagaaaagagaaaggacaaatgaaaggtatgaaagacaCACATTTATGAGTGACAAAAATTCTGGAAGAAAACTATATATGTCAGTCTATTCAGAGTAGTATGAAGAATTCTCTGCATAATTTTATactaatattaaattatatttcctaGATATTGCTTACCCAGCCACTGAATTTTCAGAAGAAGGATCACATATTGATGACTCTTCAGATTTTATGCTGGTTTTCTTTGTAGAGAGATCTAACACTCCATCCCCTATAATTTTTGCAAGAGAAAAAACTTTATATTTGTGACAGATAGGTAATCCTTACATCATAACATTTCATATTTTGATGATCTACTAATTAATGACCTAAAAATTAACACTGGTATTTGATATGTGGCCATTACCAACTCATCTTGTGGTTTTAGCAACAGAACATGACTGGGAAGGCACTACATAGGAAAAAAGAACAGAGGAAGAGCTGGCATTGCCGTGAAATGAAGAAATTAGataaaaactgtttaaaatcCTTGTTCACCTTTCTCACTGTTCTGCAGTGAAGAGTCACTCAATTGCTTATTCAATAAAAAACAT
It encodes:
- the LCORL gene encoding ligand-dependent nuclear receptor corepressor-like protein isoform X4 encodes the protein MDRINEKLKSIETIDMTNLIKLSSSDCNTDNDLKLRDLITSLLHNAKASDYSFMELLSQHDKMIENKIIQTRFRKRQETLFAMHSSPDSPIFRRQSLQIKRELASLNENFMRKKYTGKNPRKFLRNDELFSADKEQFYHCQGPSLQNSKSLQDNNHVETSFLPDYGLQSLQLPLNNLESNLAFDAFSESFKTASPEEMSIRRSQEKSVARKKFLQNHKENPKLENTQTPLKSDVPGLLSRTKRNIVPPGWYSIYVTNNYVFKKSPKAKKVSDSTKRKDAVKNIQIESSHSIDLNKIAMNSNLQVVVERLEDTINMAKKSWNNQSLSEGYKASKKFIEVDGKDQPAGRNMTLTVSRMTCKEQSLSKSIVASTNIKTNHIPTVDLISKQLNNQKKSSVLNTNSLISSVENVPTKYETIESSSFATYSSPIKLMFLSEVKSSEGVKYTLTSVSNSESNHNFSSEKQPTHQVTENRKETNETIPNANSVNYSSNLNDGDIFQKELNKFNCAKETAESSAVFTDDMKNDNPQELPKEYSSNTIDSSFKRKPGRPKKIGPQVVKQIKRPIGRPPKPKTDQTDISICQDESISAEKKSPESLISEVKEGLYQKSIIVTVIYGRSRRTKRHVSEGSINKSSGMSLKNNVTDFPTEYNSLRSIREYDTDLGERISAITSLTTESEILGSGFEYVRPFKNKSMIPQSSKNIIRPNQKPLAIIRKPGRPAKVKISGISVTINRISPQEREVSISSCLPPLEQENIFQKSLLEENRQCTMDTRHTEADKFKNESKSMVAAIPLRHSIRDRKPSLHFLHSLASSSSLIYRNSLLHKSYKLRLQKGKSQEDKHKQSRIKIASKGTPGARNSRNAKKHLEDKLIPISEVSLDPIISSNPLLRWWAASTSNDSLLEELNNRFEQITNAWVPVSGDEAENCVHKKREPIENDNFKIASPLETCLLELEVSPVKMLFQKKCDLNELCTWFMQTTETQSLSLVRKANARNPLEVINTRGIKLGTKYSDFNTSPFRKHFKKFALSSPSKSAGKLHILHKMISSPLLNVKSNLTLTRLKRTEFKRLHHERWRREGKLHSHGTGAWISKRRNLRFFCQNQLLSKTEGVTNADVPLQGKNTVDNQFIFPAEIRDNFLQQRLAMSDFKTHASLENKFNSEAKENGTNCSQKEFEKGPRLGNVCLNNWRSKTLKDCRIFLRKINYLEHRNTFKLNTIIYSPESNCGSNRQTHIEESKRFTLRSQSARQNSFKKQSKEIENAKANNPSSDKFPAQLENSKLNKCVNYDKNPDNCEALSKLNKRKRPPWKTTEMSTKRHKRQSCNSGQMANFYSKYQLACYK